The stretch of DNA TTCCCGCCGAGATCAGGCGTCCACGACTTCGAGCAACTGCCTGCCAAAATCGACGGCGCGGTCATCGGTGCGCATTTCGGCGCGCAAAATGTCGCCGGGCGCGAGGTAGCGTGTGTGGGCAGTCGCTTCTTCGACGATCGCATCCTTCCGCTCCGAATCCTTGAAGAGCTTGGTCGTCATAATCCGGGCCAGGGCGGCATTCGCTTGCAGGATCACGCCGCCCGGCGTCCCGGTCAGGACGAGATCGCCCGCAGACAGGTCCATCAGAGACACAATGTCGTTGAGGCAGGTTTCCGGGCGAAAGACGAAGTCCCGAGTATGGGCCGACTGCCGCAGTTCGTCGTTCAGCCAGAGACGGATCTCAATTCTGTCGAGCAGATCCGCTACCTCGTCCGCTTCCGGAATGACCAGCCAAGGACCACAGGGGCAGAAGGTACGGGCGCTCTTGCCGCGGAACCACTGCAAGAAGGCTTCGCCGAACATGACGTCGCGGGCTGACACGTCGTTACACAAGACGAGTCCGCCGATGAAATCGCCGAGCGTCTCGCGGGTGACGTGGTCGCCTGCACCTAGCGGTCGCTTCAGGACAAGCCCGAGTTCCACTTCGTAGTCGAGCATCTGACATCCTGCCGGCCGGATAACGGGATCGAACGCTCCCGACAGCGAGGAGGCGGCCTTCATGAAGAGCAGATTCTTCTGGCTTGGCGCATGCCCCGATTGATGCGCGTGATCTGCATAGTTCAGACCCTGGCAGATGATCTGCGCCGGCGCTGTGACGGGGCTCAGAATGTTTGCAGAGCTGATCGGGAAACGTTCAGCGCCTGCCAGCGTCCTAAGCTCTGCCGGAGGAAGGCGCAGGATGTCGGCGGTCGAGACGAAGGTGCCCTCGAGCGGCGCGATCTCTTCTCCGTCCAAAATTCCCCACAAGGGTTCTCCGCCGATCGTAAATCGGGTCACTTTAACTACCATTTCATTTCCTTTCTTTGGAGGGGCCGCTTCGAAAGCGGCTCGAATGTCGGCTCGCACCGCCATTTGAAGGTCGGAGCGGGGTCAAGCGCGGTCCTTGCCGTTAAGGTTTCCGTATCGCTCGCGATAATTCTCGATCGTATCCATCGCGCCGCAGAATTCGACATTGTGCCAGTCGGGATCGTAGAGATAACAGGCCACGTTGCCGCCGGTCTCACCGTCACCCAAAGGCGGTTCGCTGTTGTGGCGGACTGGACCGTAGTTCAGCGGAAATCCTTCGGCCTGCTGTTGCTGGGCAAAGGCTAGGACATCCTCCAGTTGGTTTCCTTTTACCTCGAGCGCGAAATGGAAGAAGCTCATGCCCGAAGGTACGGTAACCCTGCCGGAGGGATCGTATTCCTCGACGAGCACGAGGCATTCCTCGTGGTCAGTTGCACTCATGTAGCAGCAGCTAATGCGCCAGCCTTCCTTGAACGGATGCGGTTCCGGCTTACAGGTGCGGCTGTGGATCATGCCGGCAACTTGCTCGTACCAGGCCCGGCTTCGCGCGATGTCGCGCACGTAGATGGAGAGCTGCCCCATATGAGAAACGAGCGAAGGCTTGAAGACACCGTAGTCCTCAGTCTTGTTGGAGAACCGCCGCTTCGTCAGCGTCGGCCACAACAGCACCATTTCGCGAAACCATTTCCGCTTCAGGAGGCCCGCGAAGCGTGCCTTGAACCGGGGCAGGACGTTCGGAGGAACAATAGCGGAGTTGCTCATCTGCTGGGCTCCTCAATGATCTCAATCCAGTGCTTGTCGGGGTCCCGGAGGCAAAAGGCAGGCGAGACCGGGCGTGCGGAGGCGAGCATGCGCCCCTCGCGGATCGGTAAGCCCATGTCTCGTGCGCGGCGTCTGATGTCGTCGAATGCCACTGCGTCCTTCACTGCTAGCGTGAAGTGCAGCATGGAATTGTTGTCCATCTTCAGCTTGTGATGCTTCACCAGGCAGATGTCGTGATGGTAGAAGCCGAACGAGAAGAAATGCATTTCCTGCTGCGACAAACGCATTGCGGCGCTGCTGTCCGGATGGTTGAGAGCGGAGAATTGCAGGTCGAAGAGCTTGATGTAGAAA from Rhizobium sp. 007 encodes:
- a CDS encoding fumarylacetoacetate hydrolase family protein: MVVKVTRFTIGGEPLWGILDGEEIAPLEGTFVSTADILRLPPAELRTLAGAERFPISSANILSPVTAPAQIICQGLNYADHAHQSGHAPSQKNLLFMKAASSLSGAFDPVIRPAGCQMLDYEVELGLVLKRPLGAGDHVTRETLGDFIGGLVLCNDVSARDVMFGEAFLQWFRGKSARTFCPCGPWLVIPEADEVADLLDRIEIRLWLNDELRQSAHTRDFVFRPETCLNDIVSLMDLSAGDLVLTGTPGGVILQANAALARIMTTKLFKDSERKDAIVEEATAHTRYLAPGDILRAEMRTDDRAVDFGRQLLEVVDA
- a CDS encoding VOC family protein, which encodes MSNSAIVPPNVLPRFKARFAGLLKRKWFREMVLLWPTLTKRRFSNKTEDYGVFKPSLVSHMGQLSIYVRDIARSRAWYEQVAGMIHSRTCKPEPHPFKEGWRISCCYMSATDHEECLVLVEEYDPSGRVTVPSGMSFFHFALEVKGNQLEDVLAFAQQQQAEGFPLNYGPVRHNSEPPLGDGETGGNVACYLYDPDWHNVEFCGAMDTIENYRERYGNLNGKDRA
- a CDS encoding VOC family protein, which translates into the protein MNAPTRIPVTNLQHHVFYVTDLERSKAFYIKLFDLQFSALNHPDSSAAMRLSQQEMHFFSFGFYHHDICLVKHHKLKMDNNSMLHFTLAVKDAVAFDDIRRRARDMGLPIREGRMLASARPVSPAFCLRDPDKHWIEIIEEPSR